A genome region from Hevea brasiliensis isolate MT/VB/25A 57/8 chromosome 9, ASM3005281v1, whole genome shotgun sequence includes the following:
- the LOC110672591 gene encoding uncharacterized protein LOC110672591 isoform X2, producing MHCYIFCCFYSFVILLSEISSLKANLSYLSICRLRMGDHFVLLVNRLLTESTIEAAIESKNRWQQATPSGSQDNTSDLSSQRMDLDFRTSSRKLVECRICHDEDEDTNMEAPCSCCGSLKYAHRKCVQRWCNEKGDTICEICHQQFKPGYTAPPPLFHYGGIPMNFRGNWEISRRDLNNPGFIAMVNTDHEFIDSDFDDYSAPSTRSLMCCRVVAIIFMVLLALRHTLPIINSGAGDYSTTMFMLLILRTIGILLPIYVMVKAFTAIQHRRRQQHPRFSLAASDEENELPRLQPQSHFIPVQ from the exons ATGCATTGTTATATCTTTTGTTGCTTCTATTCTTTTGTGATATTGCTTTCTGAGATTTCTTCTTTGAAGGCAAATCTATCATATCTTTCCATTTGCAGATTAAG GATGGGGGATCATTTTGTGTTACTGGTAAATCGGTTGCTAACTGAATCTACCATTGAAGCTGCTATTGAGAGCAAAAACCGCTGGCAGCAAGCAACTCCCTCTGGAAGCCAAGATAATACCTCTGACCTTTCATCACAAAGGATGGATTTAGATTTTAGGACATCTTCAAGAAAATTGGTAGAGTGTAGGATTTGCCATGACGAGGATGAAGACACAAATATGGAGGCACCATGCTCTTGCTGTGGCAGCTTGAAG TATGCTCACCGGAAGTGTGTTCAGAGGTGGTGCAATGAGAAGGGTGATACTATCTGTGAGATCTGTCAccag cAATTTAAGCCCGGGTATACAGCACCACCTCCTTTGTTTCATTATGGTGGCATTCCTATGAACTTCAg GGGAAACTGGGAGATAAGCAGAAGGGACTTAAATAATCCTGGATTTATAGCAATGGTTAACACAGACCATGAATTTATAGACTCTGACTTTGATGATTATTCAGCTCCCTCTACTAGAAGCCTGATGTGCTGTCGTGTTGTTGCTATTATT TTTATGGTTCTTCTGGCCTTGCGCCATACTCTTCCTATCATTAATAGTGGAGCTGGAGATTACTCGACAACAATGTTCATG TTACTAATATTGAGGACCATCGGGATTCTTTTGCCCATTTATGTCATGGTTAAGGCATTCACTGCTATCCAGCATCGACGTCGACAGCAG CATCCTCGTTTCTCACTTGCTGCATCAGATGAAGAAAATGAGTTGCCACGGCTGCAGCCTCAGTCACACTTTATTCCCGTTCAATGA
- the LOC110672595 gene encoding uncharacterized protein LOC110672595 isoform X1 gives MSGMEGVKEQEQVDENVPEDKSSVQSSQEEEEVVKKKYGGIMPKKPPLISKDHERAYFDSADWALGKQGVEKPKGPLEALRPKLQPTQQQTRYRKSPYAPSDGEDTGSSPSEDAPANE, from the exons ATGTCAGGGATGGAGGGTGTCAAAGAGCAAGAGCAAGTGGATGAAAATGTCCCCGAGGATAAAAGTTCCGTGCAATCATCTCAAGAGGAG GAAGAAGTTGTCAAGAAAAAATATGGAGGAATCATGCCCAAGAAACCACCACTTATTTCTAAG GACCATGAACGAGCTTACTTTGATTCTGCCGATTGGGCACTTGGAAAG CAAGGTGTTGAGAAACCTAAAGGTCCTCTTGAAGCTTTACGGCCAAAATTACAG CCTACACAACAGCAGACACGATACCGAAAGTCTCCTTATGCCCCATCAGATGGTGAAG ATACAGGAAGCTCGCCATCAGAGGATGCACCTGCAAATGAATGA
- the LOC110672591 gene encoding uncharacterized protein LOC110672591 isoform X1 yields the protein MHCYIFCCFYSFVILLSEISSLKANLSYLSICRLRMGDHFVLLVNRLLTESTIEAAIESKNRWQQATPSGSQDNTSDLSSQRMDLDFRTSSRKLVECRICHDEDEDTNMEAPCSCCGSLKYAHRKCVQRWCNEKGDTICEICHQQFKPGYTAPPPLFHYGGIPMNFSISIFRGNWEISRRDLNNPGFIAMVNTDHEFIDSDFDDYSAPSTRSLMCCRVVAIIFMVLLALRHTLPIINSGAGDYSTTMFMLLILRTIGILLPIYVMVKAFTAIQHRRRQQHPRFSLAASDEENELPRLQPQSHFIPVQ from the exons ATGCATTGTTATATCTTTTGTTGCTTCTATTCTTTTGTGATATTGCTTTCTGAGATTTCTTCTTTGAAGGCAAATCTATCATATCTTTCCATTTGCAGATTAAG GATGGGGGATCATTTTGTGTTACTGGTAAATCGGTTGCTAACTGAATCTACCATTGAAGCTGCTATTGAGAGCAAAAACCGCTGGCAGCAAGCAACTCCCTCTGGAAGCCAAGATAATACCTCTGACCTTTCATCACAAAGGATGGATTTAGATTTTAGGACATCTTCAAGAAAATTGGTAGAGTGTAGGATTTGCCATGACGAGGATGAAGACACAAATATGGAGGCACCATGCTCTTGCTGTGGCAGCTTGAAG TATGCTCACCGGAAGTGTGTTCAGAGGTGGTGCAATGAGAAGGGTGATACTATCTGTGAGATCTGTCAccag cAATTTAAGCCCGGGTATACAGCACCACCTCCTTTGTTTCATTATGGTGGCATTCCTATGAACTTCAg TATATCTATTTTCAGGGGAAACTGGGAGATAAGCAGAAGGGACTTAAATAATCCTGGATTTATAGCAATGGTTAACACAGACCATGAATTTATAGACTCTGACTTTGATGATTATTCAGCTCCCTCTACTAGAAGCCTGATGTGCTGTCGTGTTGTTGCTATTATT TTTATGGTTCTTCTGGCCTTGCGCCATACTCTTCCTATCATTAATAGTGGAGCTGGAGATTACTCGACAACAATGTTCATG TTACTAATATTGAGGACCATCGGGATTCTTTTGCCCATTTATGTCATGGTTAAGGCATTCACTGCTATCCAGCATCGACGTCGACAGCAG CATCCTCGTTTCTCACTTGCTGCATCAGATGAAGAAAATGAGTTGCCACGGCTGCAGCCTCAGTCACACTTTATTCCCGTTCAATGA
- the LOC110672591 gene encoding uncharacterized protein LOC110672591 isoform X3, with amino-acid sequence MGDHFVLLVNRLLTESTIEAAIESKNRWQQATPSGSQDNTSDLSSQRMDLDFRTSSRKLVECRICHDEDEDTNMEAPCSCCGSLKYAHRKCVQRWCNEKGDTICEICHQQFKPGYTAPPPLFHYGGIPMNFSISIFRGNWEISRRDLNNPGFIAMVNTDHEFIDSDFDDYSAPSTRSLMCCRVVAIIFMVLLALRHTLPIINSGAGDYSTTMFMLLILRTIGILLPIYVMVKAFTAIQHRRRQQHPRFSLAASDEENELPRLQPQSHFIPVQ; translated from the exons ATGGGGGATCATTTTGTGTTACTGGTAAATCGGTTGCTAACTGAATCTACCATTGAAGCTGCTATTGAGAGCAAAAACCGCTGGCAGCAAGCAACTCCCTCTGGAAGCCAAGATAATACCTCTGACCTTTCATCACAAAGGATGGATTTAGATTTTAGGACATCTTCAAGAAAATTGGTAGAGTGTAGGATTTGCCATGACGAGGATGAAGACACAAATATGGAGGCACCATGCTCTTGCTGTGGCAGCTTGAAG TATGCTCACCGGAAGTGTGTTCAGAGGTGGTGCAATGAGAAGGGTGATACTATCTGTGAGATCTGTCAccag cAATTTAAGCCCGGGTATACAGCACCACCTCCTTTGTTTCATTATGGTGGCATTCCTATGAACTTCAg TATATCTATTTTCAGGGGAAACTGGGAGATAAGCAGAAGGGACTTAAATAATCCTGGATTTATAGCAATGGTTAACACAGACCATGAATTTATAGACTCTGACTTTGATGATTATTCAGCTCCCTCTACTAGAAGCCTGATGTGCTGTCGTGTTGTTGCTATTATT TTTATGGTTCTTCTGGCCTTGCGCCATACTCTTCCTATCATTAATAGTGGAGCTGGAGATTACTCGACAACAATGTTCATG TTACTAATATTGAGGACCATCGGGATTCTTTTGCCCATTTATGTCATGGTTAAGGCATTCACTGCTATCCAGCATCGACGTCGACAGCAG CATCCTCGTTTCTCACTTGCTGCATCAGATGAAGAAAATGAGTTGCCACGGCTGCAGCCTCAGTCACACTTTATTCCCGTTCAATGA
- the LOC110672595 gene encoding uncharacterized protein LOC110672595 isoform X2 — MEGVKEQEQVDENVPEDKSSVQSSQEEEEVVKKKYGGIMPKKPPLISKDHERAYFDSADWALGKQGVEKPKGPLEALRPKLQPTQQQTRYRKSPYAPSDGEDTGSSPSEDAPANE, encoded by the exons ATGGAGGGTGTCAAAGAGCAAGAGCAAGTGGATGAAAATGTCCCCGAGGATAAAAGTTCCGTGCAATCATCTCAAGAGGAG GAAGAAGTTGTCAAGAAAAAATATGGAGGAATCATGCCCAAGAAACCACCACTTATTTCTAAG GACCATGAACGAGCTTACTTTGATTCTGCCGATTGGGCACTTGGAAAG CAAGGTGTTGAGAAACCTAAAGGTCCTCTTGAAGCTTTACGGCCAAAATTACAG CCTACACAACAGCAGACACGATACCGAAAGTCTCCTTATGCCCCATCAGATGGTGAAG ATACAGGAAGCTCGCCATCAGAGGATGCACCTGCAAATGAATGA